One Agelaius phoeniceus isolate bAgePho1 chromosome 7, bAgePho1.hap1, whole genome shotgun sequence DNA segment encodes these proteins:
- the FIGN gene encoding fidgetin isoform X2, which produces MQWTPEHAQWPEQHFDITSTTRSPAHKVEAYRGHLQRTYQYAWANDDISALTASNLLKKYAEKYSGILEGPAERPILSNYSEAPSGLVNGRKNESEPWQPSLNSESVYPMNCVPDVITASKAGVSAALPPTDVSASIGSSPGVASNLAEPSYSSSTCGSHTVPSLHSGLPSQEYATGYNGSYLHTSYSGQPAPALPSPHPSPLHSSGLLQPPPPPPPPALVPGYNGTSNLSSYSYPSTSYPPQTAVGPGYSPGGAPPPSAYLPSGIPAPTPLPPTTVPSYSYQGHGLTPIAPSALTNSSASSLKRKAFYMAGQGEMDSSYGNYSYGQQRSTQSPMYRMPDNSISNANRGNGFDRSAETSSLAFKPTKQLMSSEQQRKFSSQSSRALTPPSYSTAKNSLGSRSSDSFGKYSSPVMNEHGDEHRQLLPHPMQGPGLRAATSSNHSVDEQLKNTDTHLIDLVTNEIINQGPPVDWSDIAGLDLVKAVIKEEVLWPVLRSDAFNGLTALPRSILLFGPRGTGKTLMGRCIASQLGATFFKITGSGLVTKWLGEGEKIVHASFLVARCRQPSVIFVSDIDMLLSSQVSEEHSPVSRMRTEFLMQLDTVLTSAEDQIVVICATSKPEEIDESLRRYFMKRLLIPLPDSTARHQIIVQLLSQHNYCLNDKEVALLVQRTEGFSGLDVAHLCQEAVVGPLHAMPATDLSAIMPSQLRPVTYQDFENAFCKIQPSISQKELDTYVEWNKMFGCSQ; this is translated from the coding sequence ATCACTTCAACCACCCGGTCCCCAGCCCACAAGGTGGAAGCCTACCGGGGGCACCTGCAGCGCACGTACCAGTACGCCTGGGCCAACGACGACATCTCGGCTCTGACCGCCTCCAACCTTCTGAAAAAGTATGCAGAAAAATATTCCGGGATTTTGGAAGGCCCGGCCGAGCGACCCATTCTCAGCAATTACTCTGAAGCTCCCTCAGGGCTGGTGAATGGTCGGAAGAATGAAAGTGAGCCTTGGCAGCCATCCTTGAACTCAGAGAGCGTGTATCCCATGAACTGTGTCCCAGATGTCATCACCGCCAGCAAAGCTGGGGTAAGTGCAGCCCTCCCTCCCACAGATGTCTCAGCCAGCATCGGGAGCTCTCCGGGGGTGGCCAGTAACCTGGCTGAACCCAGTTACTCCAGCAGCACCTGTGGAAGTCATACCGTTCCCAGTCTTCATTCAGGGCTCCCATCTCAGGAATATGCCACAGGATACAATGGCTCATATTTGCATACCAGTTACAGCGGTCAGCCAGCACCTGCACTTCCATCCCCTCATCCGTCCCCCTTGCACAGCTCGGGACTTTTACAGCCCCCACCACCGCCACCACCACCAGCCCTCGTCCCTGGCTACAACGGGACCTCCAATCTCTCCAGTTACAGCTACCCTTCCACCAGTTATCCTCCTCAAACTGCTGTTGGCCCTGGGtacagccctgggggtgccccGCCACCCTCGGCTTACCTGCCTTCAGGAATCCCTGCTCCAACCCCTCTGCCCCCAACCACTGTCCCCAGCTACTCCTACCAGGGCCACGGTCTGACGCCAATCGCGCCGTCTGCCCTGACAAACAGTTCAGCCAGCTCTCTCAAAAGGAAAGCTTTCTACATGGCAGGGCAAGGAGAAATGGACTCCAGTTATGGAAATTACAGCTATGGCCAACAGAGATCTACACAGAGTCCAATGTATCGAATGCCAGACAACAGCATTTCAAATGCAAACAGAGGGAATGGTTTTGACAGAAGTGCTGAAACATCATCCTTAGCATTTAAGCCAACGAAGCAGCTAATGTCCTCTGAACAGCAAAGGAAATTCAGTAGCCAGTCCAGTAGGGCTCTAACACCCCCATCCTATAGTACTGCTAAAAACTCACTGGGTTCGAGATCAAGTGACTCGTTTGGGAAGTATAGCTCCCCAGTAATGAATGAGCACGGTGAcgagcacaggcagctcctccctCACCCAATGCAAGGCCCGGGACTTCGTGCAGCTACCTCATCCAACCACTCTGTGGACGAGCAACTGAAGAATACTGACACACACCTCATTGACCTTGTTACGAATGAGATTATCAACCAAGGACCTCCCGTGGACTGGAGCGACATTGCTGGCCTAGATCTAGTAAAGGCCGTCATTAAGGAGGAGGTTTTATGGCCAGTATTGAGGTCAGATGCATTCAATGGACTGACTGCTCTACCTCGGAGCATCCTTTTATTTGGACCTCGGGGAACAGGCAAAACATTAATGGGCAGATGTATAGCTAGTCAGCTGGGGGCCACGTTTTTCAAAATCACTGGCTCTGGCCTTGTCACAAAGTGGTtaggggaaggagaaaaaattgTCCATGCCTCCTTCCTCGTGGCAAGGTGTCGCCAACCCTCGGTGATTTTTGTTAGTGACATTGACATGCTCCTTTCCTCTCAAGTGAGTGAAGAACATAGTCCAGTAAGTCGGATGAGAACCGAGTTCCTTATGCAGCTGGACACTGTACTGACTTCTGCTGAGGACCAAATAGTAGTAATTTGCGCCACGAGTAAACCAGAAGAAATTGATGAATCTCTTCGAAGGTACTTCATGAAACGACTTTTAATCCCACTTCCTGACAGCACAGCGAGACACCAGATAATAGTACAACTGCTCTCACAGCACAATTACTGTCTCAATGACAAGGAGGTTGCACTGCTTGTCCAGCGCACAGAAGGCTTTTCTGGACTAGATGTGGCTCACTTGTGTCAGGAAGCCGTGGTGGGCCCACTCCATGCCATGCCAGCCACAGACCTTTCAGCCATTATGCCCAGTCAGTTGAGGCCAGTTACATATCAAGACTTTGAAAATGCTTTCTGCAAGATACAGCCTAGCATATCTCAAAAAGAGCTTGATACATACGTTGAATGGAACAAAATGTTTGGTTGCAGTCAGTGA
- the FIGN gene encoding fidgetin isoform X1 has product MISSTSVYGLKMQWTPEHAQWPEQHFDITSTTRSPAHKVEAYRGHLQRTYQYAWANDDISALTASNLLKKYAEKYSGILEGPAERPILSNYSEAPSGLVNGRKNESEPWQPSLNSESVYPMNCVPDVITASKAGVSAALPPTDVSASIGSSPGVASNLAEPSYSSSTCGSHTVPSLHSGLPSQEYATGYNGSYLHTSYSGQPAPALPSPHPSPLHSSGLLQPPPPPPPPALVPGYNGTSNLSSYSYPSTSYPPQTAVGPGYSPGGAPPPSAYLPSGIPAPTPLPPTTVPSYSYQGHGLTPIAPSALTNSSASSLKRKAFYMAGQGEMDSSYGNYSYGQQRSTQSPMYRMPDNSISNANRGNGFDRSAETSSLAFKPTKQLMSSEQQRKFSSQSSRALTPPSYSTAKNSLGSRSSDSFGKYSSPVMNEHGDEHRQLLPHPMQGPGLRAATSSNHSVDEQLKNTDTHLIDLVTNEIINQGPPVDWSDIAGLDLVKAVIKEEVLWPVLRSDAFNGLTALPRSILLFGPRGTGKTLMGRCIASQLGATFFKITGSGLVTKWLGEGEKIVHASFLVARCRQPSVIFVSDIDMLLSSQVSEEHSPVSRMRTEFLMQLDTVLTSAEDQIVVICATSKPEEIDESLRRYFMKRLLIPLPDSTARHQIIVQLLSQHNYCLNDKEVALLVQRTEGFSGLDVAHLCQEAVVGPLHAMPATDLSAIMPSQLRPVTYQDFENAFCKIQPSISQKELDTYVEWNKMFGCSQ; this is encoded by the coding sequence ATCACTTCAACCACCCGGTCCCCAGCCCACAAGGTGGAAGCCTACCGGGGGCACCTGCAGCGCACGTACCAGTACGCCTGGGCCAACGACGACATCTCGGCTCTGACCGCCTCCAACCTTCTGAAAAAGTATGCAGAAAAATATTCCGGGATTTTGGAAGGCCCGGCCGAGCGACCCATTCTCAGCAATTACTCTGAAGCTCCCTCAGGGCTGGTGAATGGTCGGAAGAATGAAAGTGAGCCTTGGCAGCCATCCTTGAACTCAGAGAGCGTGTATCCCATGAACTGTGTCCCAGATGTCATCACCGCCAGCAAAGCTGGGGTAAGTGCAGCCCTCCCTCCCACAGATGTCTCAGCCAGCATCGGGAGCTCTCCGGGGGTGGCCAGTAACCTGGCTGAACCCAGTTACTCCAGCAGCACCTGTGGAAGTCATACCGTTCCCAGTCTTCATTCAGGGCTCCCATCTCAGGAATATGCCACAGGATACAATGGCTCATATTTGCATACCAGTTACAGCGGTCAGCCAGCACCTGCACTTCCATCCCCTCATCCGTCCCCCTTGCACAGCTCGGGACTTTTACAGCCCCCACCACCGCCACCACCACCAGCCCTCGTCCCTGGCTACAACGGGACCTCCAATCTCTCCAGTTACAGCTACCCTTCCACCAGTTATCCTCCTCAAACTGCTGTTGGCCCTGGGtacagccctgggggtgccccGCCACCCTCGGCTTACCTGCCTTCAGGAATCCCTGCTCCAACCCCTCTGCCCCCAACCACTGTCCCCAGCTACTCCTACCAGGGCCACGGTCTGACGCCAATCGCGCCGTCTGCCCTGACAAACAGTTCAGCCAGCTCTCTCAAAAGGAAAGCTTTCTACATGGCAGGGCAAGGAGAAATGGACTCCAGTTATGGAAATTACAGCTATGGCCAACAGAGATCTACACAGAGTCCAATGTATCGAATGCCAGACAACAGCATTTCAAATGCAAACAGAGGGAATGGTTTTGACAGAAGTGCTGAAACATCATCCTTAGCATTTAAGCCAACGAAGCAGCTAATGTCCTCTGAACAGCAAAGGAAATTCAGTAGCCAGTCCAGTAGGGCTCTAACACCCCCATCCTATAGTACTGCTAAAAACTCACTGGGTTCGAGATCAAGTGACTCGTTTGGGAAGTATAGCTCCCCAGTAATGAATGAGCACGGTGAcgagcacaggcagctcctccctCACCCAATGCAAGGCCCGGGACTTCGTGCAGCTACCTCATCCAACCACTCTGTGGACGAGCAACTGAAGAATACTGACACACACCTCATTGACCTTGTTACGAATGAGATTATCAACCAAGGACCTCCCGTGGACTGGAGCGACATTGCTGGCCTAGATCTAGTAAAGGCCGTCATTAAGGAGGAGGTTTTATGGCCAGTATTGAGGTCAGATGCATTCAATGGACTGACTGCTCTACCTCGGAGCATCCTTTTATTTGGACCTCGGGGAACAGGCAAAACATTAATGGGCAGATGTATAGCTAGTCAGCTGGGGGCCACGTTTTTCAAAATCACTGGCTCTGGCCTTGTCACAAAGTGGTtaggggaaggagaaaaaattgTCCATGCCTCCTTCCTCGTGGCAAGGTGTCGCCAACCCTCGGTGATTTTTGTTAGTGACATTGACATGCTCCTTTCCTCTCAAGTGAGTGAAGAACATAGTCCAGTAAGTCGGATGAGAACCGAGTTCCTTATGCAGCTGGACACTGTACTGACTTCTGCTGAGGACCAAATAGTAGTAATTTGCGCCACGAGTAAACCAGAAGAAATTGATGAATCTCTTCGAAGGTACTTCATGAAACGACTTTTAATCCCACTTCCTGACAGCACAGCGAGACACCAGATAATAGTACAACTGCTCTCACAGCACAATTACTGTCTCAATGACAAGGAGGTTGCACTGCTTGTCCAGCGCACAGAAGGCTTTTCTGGACTAGATGTGGCTCACTTGTGTCAGGAAGCCGTGGTGGGCCCACTCCATGCCATGCCAGCCACAGACCTTTCAGCCATTATGCCCAGTCAGTTGAGGCCAGTTACATATCAAGACTTTGAAAATGCTTTCTGCAAGATACAGCCTAGCATATCTCAAAAAGAGCTTGATACATACGTTGAATGGAACAAAATGTTTGGTTGCAGTCAGTGA